The Kocuria flava nucleotide sequence CCCAGGACCGCGGCCGCCGTGGTCTGGGAGGTCGACAGGGACACCGGGACCACGGTGCCGCCCAGGAACAGCAGGGAGCCGGCCACGCCCTGGGCCACGGCCCCGCGGAACGGGTCGATGGTGATCATCCGCGACGAGAGGGTGTAGGCGATCCGCCAGCCGCCGAAGAGGGTGCCCGTGGCCAGCCCCGCCGCGACGAGCAGGACCAGCCACGGCGCGGTCCCGCCCTCGATCGGGGAGGGCAGCCCGGCGCACACGAGCAGCGTCGCGAAGACCCACTCGGCGCGGCGGCCGTGCATGATGCCGTGGCCGAAGGAGACGGCGGCCGCGCCGGTGGCGAGCACGAGGCGGGAGCGGAACGCGGTCGTGTTGACGTCCGCGTGGCGGTGCATCCGCAGCAGCGGCACGGCGAGCAGCCACGCCAGTCCGCAGGCCAGTGCGGGGGCCACGACCAGCGGGACGAGGACCTGGACGAGGGCGGTCGGGGTCAGGGGGCTCGTGGCGACCAGGCCCACGGCGTGCCCGCCCAGCAGCGCGCCGATCAGGCCGCCGAACAGGGCCGTGGTCGAGGAGGAGGGCAGGCCCCACCACCACGTGAGCAGGTTCCAGGCCACCGTGGTGGCCAGCGCGCACACCACGGCCGCGGAGCCGACCACGTCCTGGGGCACCGGTGCGCCCACGATCGCCCAGTCCGAGAGCAGGTAGGCGGCCGTGCCCACGCCGGCCACGTTGACCAGGGCGCTGAGCACGACCCCGACCTTCGGGGTCAGGGCGCGGGCGCGCACGGGAAGGGCCACCGCGTTCGGGGCGTCGTGGAAGCCGTTGACCACCGTGTAGGCCAGGGCCAGGACGAGGCCCAGGACGGTGAGGAGGATCAGCACGGCGGGTCAGGACTCCGCCACGACGATGCGCCCCACCTCGGTGGCGACCTGCCCCAGGGCCCGGGCGGCGCCCACGAACCGCTCCACGGCGCGCTCCCGGCGCAGCGCCTGGTGGGCGTTGTGGTGCTCCAGCAGGTGCGCCAGGTGCAGGTGGTGGATGCGCTCGGCCTGCTTGCCGAGCCGGAGCATCTCGTACCAGTAGTCGTCGAGGCCCTCGAAGCTGCCGAGGTCGCGCATGGCGCGGGTGGTCAGCTCGGACATCCGCACGATCACCCCGAGCTGGTCGGTGGCGTAGGAGGGCGGGCGGGTGAGCCCGTAGGCCACGTGCGCCTCGGCCACGGCCAGCAGCTCCTCGGCGGCCCGGTTGAGCCACTCGCCCAGGATGTAGACGTCCTGGCGGGGGAGGGGGATCGCGAAGGTCGAGCGCACGGTGGTCATCACCGAGAAGAACAGGTCGGTCGAGCGGGTCTCGCACGCGCGGATGCCGTCGAGCACCCCCACCGCGTGCTCGGGGCTGCCCAGGAGCTCCGAGAGCAGCCGCACCGCCTCCGTCACCTGCTCGGACATCTCGGCCAGCAGGTCCAGGACCTGCTCGTCCTCCGGGAAGATGCGAAGGGCCATCGGGATACCGTCCTGGGCGTCGTGCCGGGGCGCGCGGGGGCGACCGGCCGGGAGGGGAGGGGCGGTGCCGGACCGGGAACGCCTCTCGGCGGAAGGCCGCTCGCAGCGGCTCAGTGTTGGAGCCCGGGGTTACCGCGGCCCGGCACCTGCGTCCATGGTAGTCGACGGCTCCGGAGGGCCAAGCCGGGAGGGCGTGGTCCCGCCCACGCCCGCGGGGCGCCCGGTCCGGGCCGCTCAGTCGAGGTGGCCGTGGCGCCAGGCCCGCGCGGCCGCCTCGAGCTCCTCGGCCGTGCGCTCCAGGCGCTGGGTGAGGGCCACGGTGCCCGGGCCCGCGGCCCGGGCGGCATCCGGGCGCCCGGGGACGACGACGGGCAGCTGCCCGGTGTCGGCGAGGCGGATCCGCCCCAGGGCCATCACCCGGCAGAAGGCGGCGAAGCGCTCGAGGGCGACGTCGAACTCGCCGTTGAAGGCCCCCGAGAGGATCGTGTCGGCCATCTCCGTGACCTCCTCCGCCCCGGGCGGCTCGGCCACCCCGGCCACCACGTGGGAGACCTGCGCCGTGCCGCGCCCGGCCGCGAAGTACCGGCCCATCCGCACGGGGTCCTTGCGCACGGACGCGCGCAGGGCGTAGAGCCGCCACAGCGCCCCGGGCAGGGAGACCGCGGGGGCCTCGGCCCACATCTCGGCGATGCCCTCGAGGCCCTGCTCGTCGGTGAGCTCGATCAGCCGGCGGGAGATCTCCGGGTCGTCGCTGGCCCGGCCCCGGGAGACCAGGGCGTGGGCCGCGAGGTGGGCGGCCTCGGAGACGCGCGCCGGGTCCGGGCCGCCCTCGTAGGCGTCGAACTTCTCCGGGGAGAACTTCACCGGCTTGTGGTGGCGGGGCACGTCGCTCATGTCCACCAGGGTACGGCCGGGGCCCCGGGGCGGCCACGGCCGCCCCGGCTCACCAGTCGGTGGCGGAGGCGTGCACGGCGGCGTCCCGCCACTGCTGGTCGGCGCGCTCGTAGCCGTCCCGGGCCAGGGCCTGCCACAGCCTCAGGGCCAGCGGCGGGTCCTCCTGCTCCAGGGCGGCGAGCGCGTCCGGGCCCAGCACGCGGGCGGTGACGTCGGTGATCGCGCTCAGCGTCACCCGCTGCCGGCCGGAGCCCAGGGCGAGCTCCCCGAAGCTCGTGCCGGGGCCGAGGATCTGCAGCTCCACCCGCTCGCCGGCGGGGGTGCGCAGGGACATCGACACGTCCCCGCTGACCACGAGGTGGATGCCCGCGAACCGCTGGCCCGCCCGCAGGATGTTCTCCCCGGCCGACCACGTGCGCTCGGCGGTGCGCGCGCGCACGGCGGCGGCGTCCTCGGGGGAGAGCCGGGAGAGCAGCTCGGACTCCGCCGGATTCACCCGGGCGGGCGTGCACTCCGGGCCGCCGTGCTCCTCGAGCAGCCGGTCCTCGACCCACTTGATCGCCGCGGCCCGGCTCGGGAAGATCTCGAGCGGGGGGTGGCCCTCGAAGGTGCCCACGAGGTCCTCGTCGGTGGCCACGACCACCACGGTCCGCCCCGCCTCGTGCAGCTCGGCGCGGGTGCGGGCGAGCAGCGGCAGGGCGTAGTCGGCGATCACGTCGACCCGGCGCAGGTCGACCACCACGTAGGAGGCCTCCACCGCGACCTCCCGCACCCGCCGCACGGCCGCCTCCGTGCCCGCGAACAGCAGGTCGCCCTGCAGCTCGACCACGACCGCGTCCTTGCCGTGGGCCTCCAGCACCGCCTCCGCCTCGGCGTTGCGGCGCACCAGCGAGGGGGACTGGTCGATCGGGTAGTCGGCGCGCACGGTCGAGCGGGAGACCCGGGCGGTGTGGGTGAAGTGCAGGTCGAGGTCCTGGGACAGGCGCTCGCAGGCCAGCACGCCGCGCACGCTGTTGCCGTGCCGGTCCAGGGGCGGGGAGAACGTGGCCACCGCGAGCTCGCCCGGCAGCACCGCCACGATGCCGCCGCCGACCCCGGACTTGGCGGGCAGCCCGACCCGGACCATCCACTCCCCGGCGTCGTCGTACATCCCGCACGAGCTCATCACGGACAGCACGCGCGAGACCGTGCTCGGGTCGAAGACCTCCTCGCCCGTCAGCGGGTTCGTGCCGGCGTTGGCGAGGGTCGCGCCCATGAGGGCCAGGTCCCGGCACGTGACGAGGATCGAGCACTGGGCGAAGTAGTCCTCCAGGGCCTGCATCGGGTCGCCCTCGATGATCCCCGCCGCGGCCAGCAGGTAGCCCAGGGCCCGGTTGCGGTCCCCGGCGGCGGACTCCTGCTCGAGGACCTCGGGGCTGATCGACAGGTCCCGGCCCGCGCACCGGGAGTAGGCCGCTCGGATCCGGTCCCGGCGCAGCTCCCGCTCGCTGTCGGGCACGAGCCACGTCGAGGCGATCGCCCCCGCGTTGATCATGGGGTTCGCGGGCCGGCCCGTGCCCGGCTGCAGGGAGATCTCGTTGTAGGCGTCGCCGCTGGGCTCGACGTCGATCCGGTCGTGCACGGCCTCGACGCCGAGGTCCTCGAGGGCCAGCGCGTAGGTGAACGCCTTGGAGATCGACTGGATGCTGAACTCGTCGCCGGTGCTTCCCGCCTCGTAGACGTGGCCGTCCGCGGTGGCGATGACCACGCCGAAGCGCTCCGGGTCCGCCTGGGCGAGCGCGGGGATCGAGGTGCTGGGCTCGCCGCCGCGCGCGTCGCGCAGCTGCGCCACGACCTGCTCGAGGTACTCGGTGATCGCGGAGGGGCCGAACAGGCGCTGCTCCTCGCCGGCGCGGTCCTCGGCGGGTGCCCCGCCGTCGCGGGGGCGGGTGCTGTCCTCGGTGCGGTGGTCCGGCACGGTGGTTCCTCCGAAGGGGCTTCCGGTCGGTCCCGCCGGGGCTCCGGCGGGACGGCGGCCCGCCGTCGAGGGGCGGGGCGGACGACGCCGGTCCCACTCTAGGCCAACCGGCCGGGCGCCCGCCCGGGGCGGGCGCCCGGACCTGCTGGGCGCCCGGGGCCGTGCGGTACAGTGGTGCCCGCTCCGCGGCGGTCCGCCCGTCCCGGGGCGCGGGCCTCTAGCTCAGCTGGTAGAGCAGTGGACTTTTAATCCATGGGTCGTGGGTTCGAGCCCCACGGGGCCCACCGCGTGCGGCGACGGCCGCGGACCGGCGAGGTCCGCGGCCGTCGCCGTGCCCGCTCCCGGGCGGCCCCGGGGCTCAGCGCACCCGGATCGAGTCGATCGCCGCGTGCGCCTCGGCCCTGAGGTTCTCCGGCAGCGGCGCGCTCTTGACGGCCTCGGAGGAGGCCTGCTGGCCCTCCTCGCTCACCACGTAGTGGCCGAAGGCCTGGGCGAGCTCCACGAGGGCCGGGTCCTCGTAGCTGGTGCAGTAGATGTGGTACGACGCCAGGACCACGGGGTAGGCGCCCGGGACGTCCGGCTCCCGGTCGATGTCCAGGGCGATGTCGTGCTCGGCGGTGCCCTCCACGCGGGTGGCCGCGCCCACGGCCCTCCCGGCGGCCTCGCCCGAGACGGCCACGTACTCGTCGCCGACCTTCACCCGGGCCTTGCCCAGGGACTCGTCGACGAGGGAGTCGTCGGCGTAGGTGACCGCGCCCCGGGTCTCCCCGGTGAGGCTGACCACGCCCGCGTTGCCCTGCGCGCGCTCCGTGGGCAGCTCCGCGGGCCAGCTGCCGTCCTCCTCGTCCGGCCAGGCCTCCGGTGCGACGGCGTGGAGGTAGTCCGTGAAGTTCTCGGTGGTCCCGGAGTCGTCCGCGCGGGCGATCGGGGTGATGGGCAGGTCCGGCAGGTCGGCCTCCGGGTTCTGCCGGGCGATCGCCGGGTCGTCCCACCGGTCGATCCCGCCGCGGAAGATCTGCGCGATCGTCGTCGCGTCGAGGTTCAGCTCCTGGATCCCGGGCAGGTTGAAGGCGACGCTGATCGGGGAGATGTAGACGGGGATGTTGAGCGCCCCCTCCGGGCCGCAGAACTGCCGCACCTCCTCCTGCTCCTCGGCGTCCAGGTAGGCGTCGGAGCCGGCGAAGTCGGTGCCCCCGCCCACGAGCGCGCTGCGGCCCGCGCCGGAGCCGGCGGAGAGGTACTGCACGCGCGCGTCCGGGTGCTTGGACTCGAAGCCGCTGCGCCAGGTGAGCATGGCCGCGTTCTGCGCGGAGGAGCCCACGCCCGTGAGGATCCCGGAGAGGTCGGAGCCGCCCTGCTCGGCCGCCCGGCGCTGCTCCTCGCCCAGCGGGTAGTCGGACCCGCAGCCGGTGAGGGCCAGCAGGGCCGCGGCCGGCACGGCGGCGGCACGGAGGGCGCGGGTGCGCAGGAGGCGCCGGGGCGCGCGCTGGGGCTCGGTCACGGGTGGAACTCCTCGGGGACGGGGGAGACGGGCCGGGTCGGTCGCCCAGCCTACCCGGCGGGCGGCCGGCCCTCGACGGCGGGGAGCCGCCGGCGGCCCGGCCGGTCACTGGACCGGCGCGTCCGGGGGCGGCAGCCGGTGCTCCCGCTGCTCCTCGACGCCGGCCACGCCCTCGACCCCGCGCACCGCCGGCAGGCGCGCGGCGGGCAGCTCGCCCGTGCCGAGCCCCGGCACGGCCCGGACCTGCTCGACGTGCATGCCCTCCGCGCGCAGGTGCGTGCCCACCGACTCCATCGCCGTGCGGTGGGCGTCGTCGACCACGACCGTCACGCGCACCGTGGCGCGCCCCGCAAAGGCCCCGTCCTCCGGCCGCCGCCGTGCCGGCCGCGGCCACGAGCAGCGTCCCCCGGTCCAGGGTCCGCAGCCCCGCGGCGGTGTAGGTGGGGGAGACCTCCCGGACGTCGGAGCCCAGGGACAGGGAGACGATGTCGCAGCGGTTGGCCGGCGCCCACTCGATGCCGGCGAGGACCTGGGCGTCGGCGCCCGAGCCGTCGTCGGCGAGGACCTTGCCCGCGAACAGCACGGCGCCGGGGGCGGTCCCGTAGCGGGGGCCCTCGGCGGGGGCGGCCGGGACGGCGCCGGTCCCGGCGCAGTGCGTCCCGTGCCCGTGGCCGTCCTGGGCGCTCTCCCCGGGCACGAACGAGCGCGCCGTGACCTCCCGTCCCGCGACGTCCGGGTGCCCGAGGTCCGGCCCGGTGTCCAGCACCGCGACGCGCACGCCGGCGCCGGTGAACGGCGAGCGCACCGCCTGCACGGCCTGCAGCCTGCAGGTCGAGGCGTGGGCGTCGCGGAACACCGGCGGCAGCGGCACGGGCGGGGACGGCCCGGACGGGGGCGTGCCGGGCGGGGACTGCCCCGGCGGCCCGGGCGGGGCGGCCCGGCCCAGGAGCCGGCGCCGGAGGCGGGCCCACCGGGGTGTTCAGTGCGCCGCGGGCTGGCGGCGCAGCAGCAGGCGCACGAGGACGGCGGTCGCGGCCAGCAGCCCCGCCCCGATCGCGGCGGAGGCGTGGACCCCGGTCTCGAAGGCCCCGACGGCGGAGGTCAGCAGCTGCCCGGCGGCCGCCGCGTCCAGGTCCCCGGCCACGCCGACCGCCCCGCCGAGGGTCTCGGCGGCCACCGCCGCCTGCTCCGGGGACAGCCCCGGCGGCGGGGCGAAGGCGCGGGCGTAGCCGGCCGTCACGGCGGTGCCCAGCACGGCGACCCCGAGGGCGGCCCCCAGCTCGTAGGCGGTCTCCGAGATCGCGGAGGCCGCCCCCGCCCGCTCCGGCTCGACCTCGGCGAGCACCAGGTCCCCGGCGAGGGTCTGGGCCGCGCCCGAGCCGATGCCCGTCACCACGAGCGCGGTGACCAGCACCGTGCCGTCGGAGAGGTCGCCCAGGGCCACCATGAGGAAGCCCGCGGTCATCACGGCCAGCCCGGCCGGGACCACGACCGCCGGGGGCACCCGGCGGGCCACCCGCACGGCGACGAGCCCGGAGAGGATCGTGGCCGCGGCGCCGGGCACCAGGGCCAGTCCGGCCCGCAGCGGGGGCAGGCCCTCGACGAGCTGCAGGTGCTGGGAGACGAAGAAGAGGAAGCCGATGAACACGGTGCTCGCCACGAGGTTGTTGACCAGCCCGCCGGTGAAGACGCGGCGGCGGAAGAGCCGGACGTCGAGCATGGGCACTGGCCGGCGCAACTGGCGGCGCACGAACGCGGTGCCCGCGAGCAGCGCGGCGGCCCCGGCCGCCGCCGCGGCCGGGGAGGCCCCCGCCGCGCCGGTGGACTTCAGGGCCCAGACGGCGCCCAGCATCGCGGCCAGCACGAGCGCGGCGCTGACGAGGTCCACCGGCCCGGGCCGCGGGTCGCGCGACTCCGGCACGAGCACGGGCCCCAGCACGAGCAGGGGCACGAGCACCGGCACGGCCACGAGGAACACGGACCCCCAGCGGAAATGCTCGAGCAGGACCCCGCCCACCACGGGGCCGAGCACGCCCCCGGCGGAGAAGCCGGTGGCCCAGACGGCGATCGCGGTCCGCCGCTGCACGGTGTCCCGGAACAGGTTGCGGATCAGGGACAGGGTCGCCGGCATGAGCATCGCCCCGAAGACGCCCAGCACGGCCCGGGCGGCCACGAGCGCCGGCCCCGAGGGCGCGAAGGCCGCGAGGGCGGAGACCGCGGCGAAGCCGGTGCTGCCCACGAGCAGCAGCCGGCGCCGGCCCACCCGGTCCCCGAGCGCGCCCATGGGCACGAGCAGCCCGGCCAGCACGAGCGGGTAGGCGTCGACCATCCACAGCAGCTGCCGGCCGGTGGGGCGCAGCTCGAGGGAGATCTGCGGCAGGGCGAAGTGCAGCACCGTGTTGTCCACGGAGATCAGCAGCACCGGCAGCATCAGCACGACCAGCGCGCCCCACTCGCGGGCTCCGGCCCGGGCGGGGGCGTCGGGGGCTGGGGGCGTCATGGGGCGGGGCCTCCTGGACTCACGGGGTGCGGGCTCCCATCCTCCCAGAGCCGTCCGGCGGTGCCGGTCGGCACCGCGCACCGGGCCGCCGGGGCGGGACAGGACCCCGCACCGGGCCGCACCGGGTCGCCGGGTCCGGCGGGGGCCGCGCACTAGACTGCACCGGAAGGCCGGGCCGGCCGGGCCCGGCGGGAGCGAGGAAGAGGTCCCCATGGTGGAGGCGCACCCCACGAGCACGGCGTCCGGCGCGGAGCAGGACGTCTCCCGGCAGTACGAGGCGGTCCGCGACCGCCTCGTCGAGCTGCGGGAGGACTACGAGCGGGCCTGCGAGGAGTTCCGCTGGCCCCGGATGGAGCGGTTCAACTTCGCCCTGGACTGGTTCGACCACGTGGCGGCGGACCCGCGGCGCGGGGCCCGCGACGCCCTGTGGATCGTCGACCAGGACGGCACGGAGACCCGCCGCACGTTCCGCGAGCTCTCGGCGGCCTCCGACCGCACGGCCTCGTGGCTGCGCGGGCTCGGCGTGGGACGCGGGGACCGGATCCTGCTGATGCTCGGCAACCGGCTGGAGCTGTGGGAGACGCAGCTGGCGGGGATGAAGCTGGGCGCCCCGGTGATCCCCACCGCGGTGATGATGCCCCCGGCGGACCTCGAGGACCGC carries:
- a CDS encoding inorganic phosphate transporter, with protein sequence MLILLTVLGLVLALAYTVVNGFHDAPNAVALPVRARALTPKVGVVLSALVNVAGVGTAAYLLSDWAIVGAPVPQDVVGSAAVVCALATTVAWNLLTWWWGLPSSSTTALFGGLIGALLGGHAVGLVATSPLTPTALVQVLVPLVVAPALACGLAWLLAVPLLRMHRHADVNTTAFRSRLVLATGAAAVSFGHGIMHGRRAEWVFATLLVCAGLPSPIEGGTAPWLVLLVAAGLATGTLFGGWRIAYTLSSRMITIDPFRGAVAQGVAGSLLFLGGTVVPVSLSTSQTTAAAVLGAGMQQRFRTVNARVLTRVLVVWALTVPVCGLVGAVLLLALSPLL
- a CDS encoding DUF47 domain-containing protein produces the protein MALRIFPEDEQVLDLLAEMSEQVTEAVRLLSELLGSPEHAVGVLDGIRACETRSTDLFFSVMTTVRSTFAIPLPRQDVYILGEWLNRAAEELLAVAEAHVAYGLTRPPSYATDQLGVIVRMSELTTRAMRDLGSFEGLDDYWYEMLRLGKQAERIHHLHLAHLLEHHNAHQALRRERAVERFVGAARALGQVATEVGRIVVAES
- the glsA gene encoding glutaminase A; this encodes MPDHRTEDSTRPRDGGAPAEDRAGEEQRLFGPSAITEYLEQVVAQLRDARGGEPSTSIPALAQADPERFGVVIATADGHVYEAGSTGDEFSIQSISKAFTYALALEDLGVEAVHDRIDVEPSGDAYNEISLQPGTGRPANPMINAGAIASTWLVPDSERELRRDRIRAAYSRCAGRDLSISPEVLEQESAAGDRNRALGYLLAAAGIIEGDPMQALEDYFAQCSILVTCRDLALMGATLANAGTNPLTGEEVFDPSTVSRVLSVMSSCGMYDDAGEWMVRVGLPAKSGVGGGIVAVLPGELAVATFSPPLDRHGNSVRGVLACERLSQDLDLHFTHTARVSRSTVRADYPIDQSPSLVRRNAEAEAVLEAHGKDAVVVELQGDLLFAGTEAAVRRVREVAVEASYVVVDLRRVDVIADYALPLLARTRAELHEAGRTVVVVATDEDLVGTFEGHPPLEIFPSRAAAIKWVEDRLLEEHGGPECTPARVNPAESELLSRLSPEDAAAVRARTAERTWSAGENILRAGQRFAGIHLVVSGDVSMSLRTPAGERVELQILGPGTSFGELALGSGRQRVTLSAITDVTARVLGPDALAALEQEDPPLALRLWQALARDGYERADQQWRDAAVHASATDW
- the pstS gene encoding phosphate ABC transporter substrate-binding protein PstS; this translates as MTEPQRAPRRLLRTRALRAAAVPAAALLALTGCGSDYPLGEEQRRAAEQGGSDLSGILTGVGSSAQNAAMLTWRSGFESKHPDARVQYLSAGSGAGRSALVGGGTDFAGSDAYLDAEEQEEVRQFCGPEGALNIPVYISPISVAFNLPGIQELNLDATTIAQIFRGGIDRWDDPAIARQNPEADLPDLPITPIARADDSGTTENFTDYLHAVAPEAWPDEEDGSWPAELPTERAQGNAGVVSLTGETRGAVTYADDSLVDESLGKARVKVGDEYVAVSGEAAGRAVGAATRVEGTAEHDIALDIDREPDVPGAYPVVLASYHIYCTSYEDPALVELAQAFGHYVVSEEGQQASSEAVKSAPLPENLRAEAHAAIDSIRVR
- a CDS encoding MFS transporter; translation: MTPPAPDAPARAGAREWGALVVLMLPVLLISVDNTVLHFALPQISLELRPTGRQLLWMVDAYPLVLAGLLVPMGALGDRVGRRRLLLVGSTGFAAVSALAAFAPSGPALVAARAVLGVFGAMLMPATLSLIRNLFRDTVQRRTAIAVWATGFSAGGVLGPVVGGVLLEHFRWGSVFLVAVPVLVPLLVLGPVLVPESRDPRPGPVDLVSAALVLAAMLGAVWALKSTGAAGASPAAAAAGAAALLAGTAFVRRQLRRPVPMLDVRLFRRRVFTGGLVNNLVASTVFIGFLFFVSQHLQLVEGLPPLRAGLALVPGAAATILSGLVAVRVARRVPPAVVVPAGLAVMTAGFLMVALGDLSDGTVLVTALVVTGIGSGAAQTLAGDLVLAEVEPERAGAASAISETAYELGAALGVAVLGTAVTAGYARAFAPPPGLSPEQAAVAAETLGGAVGVAGDLDAAAAGQLLTSAVGAFETGVHASAAIGAGLLAATAVLVRLLLRRQPAAH